In Streptococcus mitis, the DNA window GGCGGAAGCTAACCATCACGGCTTTGAATTGACTGAACTGGAAAAACAGCTAATTGAGAACGGTTTTTCATCTGTGCATAGTCAGATCCTCTATAGCTCTGAAGACTTGTTTCAAGGAAATTACTCAGAACTCTTTTTTACAGTAGCCCAAAAATCACTCGCCTAGTCAGGGAGTGATTTTTCTATAAGGATGGAAAAAAGAAGGGAAATTTGATAAGATAGGAATATGGATTTTGAAAAAATTGAACAAGCTTATACGTATTTACTAGAGAATGTCCAAGTCATCCAAAGTGATTTAGCGACCAACTTTTATGACGCCTTGGTGGAGCAAAACAGCATCTATCTGGATGGTGAGACTGAGCTAAATCAGGTCAAGGAGAATAATCAAGCCCTTAAGCGCTTAGTGCTTCGCAAAGAAGAGTGGCTCAAGACCTACCAGTTTCTCTTGATGAAGGCAGGACAAACGGAGCCTTTACAGGCCAATCACCAGTTTACGCCGGACGCCATTGCTTTACTTTTGGTGTTTATCGTGGAAGAGTTGTTTAAAGATAATGAAATTACTATCCTCGAAATGGGTTCTGGGATGGGAATTTTGGGCGCTACTTTCTTGACCTCGCTTGATAAAAAGGTGGATTACTTGGGAATGGAAGTGGATGATTTGCTGATTGATTTGGCAGCTAGCATGGCAGATGTGATTGGCTTGCAGGCTGGCTTTGTCCAAGGAGATGCTGCTCGTCCACAAATGCTCAAAGAAAGCGACGTGGTCATCAGCGACTTGCCTGTCGGCTATTATCCTGATGATGCCGTTGCGTCGCGCCATCAAGTTGCTTCTAGTCAAGAACATACTTACGCCCATCACTTGCTCATGGAACAAGGACTTAAGTATCTCAAGTCAGATGGATACGCTATTTTTCTCGCTCCGAGTGATTTGTTGACCAGTCCTCAAAGTGATTTATTGAAAGGGTGGTTGAAAGAAGAGGCAAGTCTGGTTGCCATGATTAGTCTCCCTGAAAATCTCTTTGCTAATGCTAAACAATCCAAGACGATTTTTATCTTACAAAAGAAAAGTGAAATACCAGTAGAACCCTTTGTTTATCCACTTGCTAGCCTGCAAGATGCAAGTGTTTTAATGAAATTTAAAGAAAATTTTCAAAAATGGACTCAAGGTACTGAAATATAAAATAGATTTTGATATAATAGATGAAAACGCTTAAAAGAGGAGTCTTGTTATGACAAAAACAATTGCAATCAATGCAGGAAGTTCAAGTTTAAAATGGCAATTATACTTAATGCCAGAAGAAAAAGTATTGGCGAAAGGCTTGATTGAACGTATCGGTTTGAAAGATTCAATTTCGACTGTAAAATTTGATGGCCGTTCTGAACAACAAATTTTGGATATCGAAAATCATACACAAGCCGTTAAAATTTTATTGGATGACTTGATTCGTTTCGATATTATCAAGGCTTACGATGAGATTACAGGTGTTGGCCACCGTGTTGTTGCAGGTGGAGAATATTTCAAAGAATCAACAGTCGTTGAGGGAGATGTTTTAGAAAAAGTTGAAGAGTTGAGCTTGTTAGCTCCTCTCCACAATCCAGCCAATGCAGCAGGTGTTCGTGCCTTCAAGGAATTGTTGCCAGATATTACCAGTGTAGTTGTTTTTGATACTTCATTCCACACAACTATGCCAGAGAAAGCTTATCGCTACCCTCTACCAACAAAATATTACACAGAAAACAAGGTTCGTAAATACGGTGCTCATGGTACAAGTCACCAGTTTGTAGCAGGAGAAGCTGCAAAACTCTTGGGACGTCCATTAGAAGACTTGAAATTGATTACTTGCCACATTGGTAATGGTGCATCTATTACAGCTGTTAAGGGTGGTCAATCTGTTGATACTTCAATGGGCTTCACTCCACTTGGTGGTGTGATGATGGGAACTCGTACAGGGGATGTTGACCCAGCTATCATTCCTTACTTAATGCAATATACAGAGGACTTTAACACACCTGAAGACATTAGCCGCGTCCTTAATCGTGAATCAGGGCTTATGGGTGTTTCAGGTAAATCTAGTGATATGCGTGATGTAATTGCTGCTATGGAAGAAGGGGACCACGATGCCACTTTGGCCTATGAAATGTATGTTGATCGCATTCAAAAACATATCGGTCAATACCTTGCAGTCCTAAATGGAGCAGATGCCATTATCTTCACAGCAGGTATCGGAGAAAATGCAGCTGCTGTACGTAAGGATGTTATCTCAGGAATTTCTTGGTTTGGTTGTGATGTTGATGATGAAAAGAACGTCTTTGGTGTGACAGGAGACATCTCAACAGAGGCAGCGAAAATCCGTGTCTTGGTTATTCCAACAGATGAGGAATTAGTTATTGCCCGTGATGTTGAACGCTTGAAAAAATAAGTAAAACTAGTAAAAATATTCCGTACAAGGAGTTGGGAAAGAGATTTTCCAGCTTCTTTTTCTGATGAAATTGTGCAAAACCTTGCT includes these proteins:
- a CDS encoding acetate kinase, with translation MTKTIAINAGSSSLKWQLYLMPEEKVLAKGLIERIGLKDSISTVKFDGRSEQQILDIENHTQAVKILLDDLIRFDIIKAYDEITGVGHRVVAGGEYFKESTVVEGDVLEKVEELSLLAPLHNPANAAGVRAFKELLPDITSVVVFDTSFHTTMPEKAYRYPLPTKYYTENKVRKYGAHGTSHQFVAGEAAKLLGRPLEDLKLITCHIGNGASITAVKGGQSVDTSMGFTPLGGVMMGTRTGDVDPAIIPYLMQYTEDFNTPEDISRVLNRESGLMGVSGKSSDMRDVIAAMEEGDHDATLAYEMYVDRIQKHIGQYLAVLNGADAIIFTAGIGENAAAVRKDVISGISWFGCDVDDEKNVFGVTGDISTEAAKIRVLVIPTDEELVIARDVERLKK
- a CDS encoding class I SAM-dependent methyltransferase, producing MDFEKIEQAYTYLLENVQVIQSDLATNFYDALVEQNSIYLDGETELNQVKENNQALKRLVLRKEEWLKTYQFLLMKAGQTEPLQANHQFTPDAIALLLVFIVEELFKDNEITILEMGSGMGILGATFLTSLDKKVDYLGMEVDDLLIDLAASMADVIGLQAGFVQGDAARPQMLKESDVVISDLPVGYYPDDAVASRHQVASSQEHTYAHHLLMEQGLKYLKSDGYAIFLAPSDLLTSPQSDLLKGWLKEEASLVAMISLPENLFANAKQSKTIFILQKKSEIPVEPFVYPLASLQDASVLMKFKENFQKWTQGTEI